In Mastomys coucha isolate ucsf_1 unplaced genomic scaffold, UCSF_Mcou_1 pScaffold5, whole genome shotgun sequence, one genomic interval encodes:
- the LOC116078684 gene encoding C-type lectin domain family 10 member A-like: MIYENFQNLRSEEKTQEPGKAAPPQFSLWNILSWTHLLLFSLGLSLLLLVVVSVIGSQSGLQGREEPRDVWAGWRREPGHHITLPPQPQLRHVQYWKSWPEADKYCQLENSHLVVVNSLEEQNFLQSRFNNMVTWIGLTDQNGPWRWVDGTDFEKGFKNWAPEQPDNWDGHKLGGGEDCAQFTSGGPWNDDACQRTFRWICEMELVKDS, from the exons ATGATATATGAAAACTTCCAGAACTTGAGGAGCGAGGAGAAAACCCAAGAGCCTGGTAAAG CAGCTCCTCCCCAGTTCTCGCTGTGGAATATCCTCTCTTGGACCCACCTCCTCCTGTTCTCCCTgggcctcagcctcctgctgcTGGTGGTTGTTTCCGTGATTGGATCCCAAAGTGGGTTGCAGGGAAGAGAGGAACCAAGGGATGTGTGGGCGGGGTGGAGAAGAGAACCCGGGCA TCACATCACCTTACCCCCTCAGCCTCAGCTTAGGCATGTGCAATATTGG AAGTCCTGGCCTGAAGCTGACAAGTACTGTCAGCTGGAGAATTCTCACCTGGTGGTGGTCAACTCCCTGGAGGAGCAG aattttctacaGAGTCGCTTCAACAATATGGTCACTTGGATCGGCCTAACGGACCAAAATGGGCCCTGGCGATGGGTGGATGGGACTGACTTTGAGAAAGGCtttaa GAACTGGGCCCCAGAGCAGCCAGATAACTGGGATGGACACaagctgggaggaggggaggactgCGCCCAGTTCACCTCAGGTGGTCCCTGGAATGATGATGCCTGCCAGAGGACCTTCCGCTGGATCTGCGAGATGGAGCTGGTCAAGGATAGCTAG